In one Brassica oleracea var. oleracea cultivar TO1000 chromosome C9, BOL, whole genome shotgun sequence genomic region, the following are encoded:
- the LOC106314879 gene encoding uncharacterized protein LOC106314879, producing the protein MYSEKEDMFRIVGSGGSGGHLVGSWDLRKHKYTPKVQRLQFQNLPELSKAKRELLYSCNTSEHLVESRTTGETFMVKWYKRTSKTIHGIERMETKALMVFKIDEEGNAVYTQDIGDLCIILTMTESFCVPACSVRHMRPNRVKIMDVDEITIVDLAAQKWN; encoded by the coding sequence ATGTACTCTGAGAAAGAGGACATGTTTCGCATTGTCGGATCTGGAGGATCTGGAGGCCACCTTGTTGGATCATGGGATCTCCGCAAACACAAGTACACACCAAAGGTTCAGAGACTTCAATTTCAAAACCTTCCGGAGCTGAGCAAGGCCAAACGGGAGCTTCTGTACTCGTGCAACACCAGCGAACACTTGGTGGAGTCAAGAACCACCGGTGAAACTTTCATGGTTAAATGGTACAAAAGGACGTCCAAGACCATCCACGGTATAGAGAGAATGGAAACAAAAGCTTTAATGGTCTTCAAGATAGACGAGGAAGGTAACGCTGTTTACACTCAAGATATTGGTGATCTCTGCATTATCCTCACAATGACTGAATCTTTCTGTGTCCCTGCTTGCTCTGTTCGCCACATGCGTCCTAACCGCGTCAAAATCATGGATGTCGACGAAATCACTATTGTCGATCTGGCTGCTCAAAAGTGGAACTGA